The following are from one region of the Etheostoma spectabile isolate EspeVRDwgs_2016 chromosome 15, UIUC_Espe_1.0, whole genome shotgun sequence genome:
- the tmem98 gene encoding transmembrane protein 98: METVVIVAIGVLATIFLASFVALVVVCRHRYCHPHHLLHHFDSKPTVDLIGAMETQSEPSELELDDVVITNPHIEAILENEDWIEDASGLVSHCISILKICHTLTEKLVAMTMGSGAKVKAPASLSDIITVAKRISPRVDDVVRSMYPPLDPILLDARATALLLSVSHLVLVTRNACHMSGSMDWIDQSLNAAEDHMVVLREAALASEPDRGLHGADVQREQAI, encoded by the exons ATGGAGACAGTGGTGATCGTGGCCATTGGGGTGTTGGCCACCATTTTCCTGGCCTCCTTTGTCGCCCTGGTGGTGGTGTGCAGACACCGCTACTGCCACCCTCACCACCTGCTGCACCACTTCGACTCCAA ACCCACAGTGGATCTGATTGGAGCCATGGAGACCCAGAGTGAGCCATCTGAGCTGGAACTGGATGATGTGGTCATCACCAACCCTCACATTGAGGCCATCTTGGAGAACGAGGACTGGATCGAGGATGCCTC TGGATTGGTCTCTCACTGCATCTCAATCCTAAAG ATCTGCCACACTTTGACTGAAAAGCTGGTTGCCATGACAATGGGTTCAGGGGCAAAGGTCAAAGCACCTGCAAGTCTGAGTGACATCATCACTGTGGCCAAACGCATCAGTCCAAG GGTGGATGACGTGGTCAGATCCATGTACCCTCCTCTGGATCCAATCCTCCTGGACGCCAG GGCCACCGCTCTCCTCCTTTCAGTCAGCCACCTGGTTCTGGTCACCCGCAACGCCTGTCACATGTCCGGCAGTATGGACTGGATCGACCAGTCGCTCAACGCAGCTGAAGATCATATGGTGGTTTTACGTGAGGCGGCGCTGGCCTCTGAACCGGATCGAGGCCTACATGGAGCTGACGTACAGAGAGAACAGGCCATCTAG